Genomic window (Streptomyces sp. RerS4):
CCGGCCTCGCGGGTCAGGGCGATCATCTCGGCGTAGGCGTCGAGGGCGCGGTGGCCGTAGCTGCGGTGGTGGGGGCAGTAGTAGCCGCCGTAACGGGCCACGATGGCGCACAGTTCGGCGAGTTCGGCGCCGGAGGCGTACATGCCGGGGGTGTAGGTGAGGCCGGAGGACATGCCGACGGCGCCCTGTTCCAGGCCTTCGGCGACGAGCCGGCGCATCCGGTCGAGTTCGGCGGGCGTGGCGGGCCGGTCGTCCCAGCCGAGGGCGTACGCGCGGACCGTGCCCTGGGGGACGAGGTAGGCGGCGTTGACCGCGATGCCCTGCCCGCCGTGGGCGCGGTCGAGGCGGTCGAGGTATCCGCCGACGGTGCGCCAGTCGAAGTCGACGTCGTCACCGGGGCCGTTCCAGCCGGCGATGGCCGCGCGGACGCCGGTGAGGGTGGCCTCGTCGGCCGGGGCGTAGGACAGGCCGTCCTGGCCGAGGACTTCGAGGGTGACGCCCTGGGCGGCCTTCGCGCTGTGGTCGGGGTCCCGGAGCAGGGCGAGGTCGCTGTGGGCGTGCATGTCGACGAAGCCGGGGGCCAGGACCAGGCCGTCGGCGTCGAGGGTGGTGCGGCCCCCGGGCAGCCCGCCGGCCGGGGAGATCTCGACGATCCGGCCCTCGTGCACGGCGACGTCGGCGCTGTACGAGGGCCCGCCCGCGCCGTCGGCGACGCGGGCGCCCCGGATGACCAGGTCCACGGGGGTCCTCCCGGCGTTTAGAAGAACGTGCGGACGTAGTCGGTGACGGTGCCGTCGGCGGCCACGACCGGGATCAGCTGCCACTTCTCGAAGATGGTGCAGGGGTGCGACATGCCGAGCGCCACCCAGTCGCCGACGCGTACGTCGTCCTCCGCCTCGGTCTCCAGCCAGGCGTGCTGGTCGGAGAGCTTGACGACGCGGACGCCGGCGGCCGGGCGCTCCTCGCCGGTCAGGGGGTCGCGGACCAGCTCGGCCTCGGGGAGGCCGAGGTCGTAGGCGATGTCGCGCTTGCCCGCGTTGACGAAGGCCTGGGTGGGGGAGGGGCGGGAGACGACCTGCGTCCACAGCCGGAAGGCGGGGCGCAGGCCGCCCTCGGCGGGGATCCGGTTGAAGGGGGTCAGGCGGGTGTACCAGCCGTGGTCGTGGGAGACGTACGCGCCCGAGCGCAGGAGCCGCAGGACCGGACGGGAGAGTTCCGGGATCTCGGCGAAGACGTCGGCGACCGCGTCGAACCATTCGGAGCCGCCGGCGCTGACGACGATCTCGGCGAGGTCGGGGGCGAAGCGTCCGGCCTTGTCGAACTCGACGGCCAGGGCGGTCATCCGGCGCAGGTACGCGTGGACGTTGGCCGGGTCGGCGTCCGGGACCTGGGCCTCGTAGCCGGCGATGCCGACGAGGCGCAGGGTGTCGGTCTCGGCGACGGCGTCGGCGACGGCGCGGCAGTCGTCGTCGCTCCGGGCGCCCGTACGGGTCTCCTCGCCGGCGGCGAGTTCGACCACCACGTCCACGACGGCGCCCCGCCCGGCCAGAGCGGCGTCCATGAGCCGGACCCCGCGCACGGAGTCGACGTAGCAGACGAACCGGAAGGCGGGGTCGGCGACGAGTTCGGCGGCGATCCAGCGCAGGGCGACGGGGTCCACGACCTCGTTGGCGAGGAAGATCCGCTCGATCCCGAAGGCGCGGTAGACGCGGGCCTGGTGGGGGACGGCGGCGGTGATGCCCCAGGCGCCGTGCTCCAGCTGACGGTGGAAGAGCTGCGGGGCCATGCTCGTCTTGCCGTGCGGGGCGAAGGCGAGGGAGTGGCGGCTCGCGTAGGTGCCGAGGACGGTGAGGTTGTGCTCCAGCGCGTCCGCGTCGAGCGTCAGGACCGGGGTCGTGAACCCGCCGGTGTACAGGTCACGGGCCTGGGAGGCGAGTTCGCCGACGGTGAGGCCGGCGGCTTCGGCGTCCGGGGGCAGCCCCTTGAACCGGTGGTCGACCGGCTCGTCGGCGAGGGCCGCGAGGGCCTGGACGGAGTCGCTGGGCATGGACGTGCCTCCCGGGTCGAGGGCGTTGCGTGCACTGCAACGGTCGTTGCGTCGTGCGCCGCATGCTGTCTAACATCCCGGATGACGGTGGGTCAACGTCCCGCCTCGGGCGCCCCGTGGGGAAGGTGCCCACCACGGGGAGGGGATGCGGCGTGAGTCAGTCCGTGGAGCGGGCGCTGCTGATCCTGCCCGCCCTGGCGCGCGGACCGGTGGGCCTCGGGGAGGTCGCGGCCGGCCTCGACGTGCACAAGAGCACCGCGCTGCGGCTCCTGCGCACCCTCCACGCGCACGGCTTCGTCTACCGCCAGCCCGACGGCCGCTACCGGCTCGGGGCGCGGCTGTTCGCGCTGGCGGCCGAGGCGGTGGAAGGCCTGGACGTACGGGAGATCGCGC
Coding sequences:
- a CDS encoding amino acid deaminase; translation: MPSDSVQALAALADEPVDHRFKGLPPDAEAAGLTVGELASQARDLYTGGFTTPVLTLDADALEHNLTVLGTYASRHSLAFAPHGKTSMAPQLFHRQLEHGAWGITAAVPHQARVYRAFGIERIFLANEVVDPVALRWIAAELVADPAFRFVCYVDSVRGVRLMDAALAGRGAVVDVVVELAAGEETRTGARSDDDCRAVADAVAETDTLRLVGIAGYEAQVPDADPANVHAYLRRMTALAVEFDKAGRFAPDLAEIVVSAGGSEWFDAVADVFAEIPELSRPVLRLLRSGAYVSHDHGWYTRLTPFNRIPAEGGLRPAFRLWTQVVSRPSPTQAFVNAGKRDIAYDLGLPEAELVRDPLTGEERPAAGVRVVKLSDQHAWLETEAEDDVRVGDWVALGMSHPCTIFEKWQLIPVVAADGTVTDYVRTFF